In Dyadobacter sp. NIV53, a single window of DNA contains:
- a CDS encoding phosphosulfolactate synthase has translation MNFTLSQVPARSEKPREKGITMVMDKGLSIRETEDMIETASPYIDIVKLGWATSFVSPHLNEKLAVYKSANIPVYFGGTLFEAFVVRNQFDDYRKLLDKYDLKYAEVSDGSVEMAQDVKCEYIRTLAQQVTVLSEVGSKDENKIIPPYKWIQLIKSELQAGAWKVIGEARESGNVGLFRASGEVRQGLVEEILTEIAFEDMLWEAPQKSQQVWFVKLLGANVNLGNIAPAELIPLETIRLGLRGDTFNHFLNAKTKQKWKIDSK, from the coding sequence ATGAATTTTACGCTATCACAAGTTCCTGCCCGCTCAGAAAAACCCCGTGAAAAAGGTATCACAATGGTGATGGATAAGGGACTAAGCATCAGGGAAACCGAAGACATGATCGAGACAGCGTCCCCTTACATCGATATCGTAAAACTAGGATGGGCAACATCCTTTGTAAGTCCTCATCTCAACGAAAAGCTTGCTGTATATAAAAGCGCAAACATTCCCGTCTATTTTGGAGGAACACTTTTCGAAGCATTTGTGGTAAGAAACCAGTTTGATGATTATCGTAAATTGCTGGACAAATATGACCTGAAATATGCGGAAGTATCCGACGGATCGGTTGAAATGGCGCAGGATGTAAAATGTGAATATATCCGTACACTGGCTCAACAGGTTACTGTACTTTCAGAAGTTGGTTCGAAGGACGAAAATAAAATAATCCCGCCTTATAAATGGATTCAGCTGATTAAGTCCGAATTACAGGCCGGGGCATGGAAAGTAATTGGAGAAGCAAGGGAATCCGGTAACGTTGGGCTTTTCAGGGCAAGCGGAGAAGTACGCCAGGGCTTGGTAGAAGAAATCCTGACTGAAATTGCATTTGAAGATATGTTATGGGAAGCTCCGCAAAAGTCCCAGCAAGTATGGTTTGTAAAGCTTTTGGGAGCTAATGTAAATTTGGGAAACATTGCACCAGCTGAACTTATTCCATTGGAAACAATACGGTTAGGACTAAGAGGTGACACTTTTAATCACTTCCTGAATGCCAAAACCAAACAAAAATGGAAAATTGATTCCAAATAA
- a CDS encoding DedA family protein produces MEFIKQFIDIFLHLDKHLFDIVQEYGTLTYLILFLIVFTETGLVIMPLLPGDSLLFAAGALAANPDTGLNVWLIIIILIIAALLGDNVNYFMGKKFGGVIKKRERILFLKREYLEKTEAFYEKHGGSTVIMARFIPIVRTVAPFVAGAGSMNYSKYIVFCVIGALLWVPALTLLGYFFGGFDIVKNNFELVVFAIIGFSILPMIYQYLKSRFSKPSAV; encoded by the coding sequence ATGGAATTCATTAAGCAGTTTATTGACATTTTCCTTCATTTAGATAAACACTTGTTTGATATCGTACAGGAATACGGTACACTCACTTATCTGATTCTTTTCCTGATTGTTTTTACAGAAACAGGATTGGTGATTATGCCCTTATTACCTGGTGACTCATTGCTGTTTGCAGCAGGAGCTTTGGCTGCTAATCCGGATACAGGCCTTAATGTCTGGCTGATTATCATTATCCTTATTATTGCTGCTTTGCTTGGAGATAATGTGAATTATTTTATGGGTAAAAAATTCGGTGGTGTTATCAAAAAACGTGAACGTATTTTATTTCTTAAAAGAGAATATCTGGAAAAAACAGAAGCCTTTTATGAAAAACATGGCGGAAGCACTGTAATTATGGCGCGTTTCATTCCAATCGTCCGTACTGTTGCTCCGTTCGTTGCTGGTGCAGGAAGTATGAATTACTCTAAATATATCGTTTTTTGTGTGATCGGAGCACTTCTGTGGGTTCCTGCACTAACACTTTTAGGATATTTCTTCGGCGGATTCGACATTGTTAAGAACAACTTTGAACTGGTAGTTTTTGCAATCATCGGTTTCTCAATTCTGCCTATGATTTATCAGTATCTGAAAAGCAGATTTTCAAAGCCTTCGGCAGTGTAA
- a CDS encoding ABC transporter ATP-binding protein — protein sequence MGKPSVKESVKSNSVNSQSFRKRFSALQNLPRFFRLVWETNKSLTTGNVFFRLLKSGLPLLMLYIGKEIIDEVIRLMDHKSDSHQYLWILVGAELALTILSDLLNRCISLFDSLLGDLVANKTSVDLVHHAAKLDLYQFENPVFYDKLERARRQTSGRTVLLSQTLAQIQDIVTLLSLGIGLVVFNPWLILILIIAVIPSFLGETHFNERTYSLTRSWTPERRELDYLRYLGSSAETAKEVKVFGLENYLAGRFKSLSEEYYLANQKIAISRAGWGYLLSALGTLAYYFAYIFVLMQTLGGIITIGTMTFLSGSFQRMHGMLQGIMSRFSGIAENALYLQDLFDFFEIQPTILANETGKTIPAPIKKGITFENVGFKYPDTELWALRNLSFSIEPGEKLALVGENGAGKTTLVKLLACLYKPTEGRILIDGVDLLDYQLSDLRANIGIIFQDYIRYEMTVSDNIAVGDINHFEDQEAIENAANMSMAHEVVAQLPNKFQQVLGKRFKDGTELSGGQWQKIALARAYMRNAQLIVLDEPTSALDARAEHEVFKRFTGLIEGKMAVLISHRFSTVRMADRILFLEKGRLIEYGSHNELLDYDGKYAELFQLQAQGYQ from the coding sequence TTGGGCAAACCATCTGTAAAAGAATCTGTTAAATCCAATTCTGTTAATTCTCAGTCATTTAGAAAGCGATTTTCTGCTTTACAAAACCTTCCCCGTTTTTTCCGCCTGGTTTGGGAAACCAATAAGTCATTAACAACAGGAAATGTCTTTTTCCGTCTGCTCAAATCAGGGTTGCCTTTGCTCATGCTTTATATTGGCAAAGAAATCATTGACGAAGTAATCCGGTTAATGGATCACAAATCCGATTCGCACCAATACCTTTGGATTTTGGTAGGGGCAGAATTGGCACTGACCATATTATCTGATTTGCTCAACAGGTGTATCAGTTTATTCGATAGTTTATTAGGTGATCTCGTAGCAAATAAAACTTCAGTTGATCTGGTTCATCATGCTGCAAAACTGGATCTTTATCAATTTGAAAATCCTGTATTTTACGACAAACTGGAACGTGCACGCCGGCAAACATCCGGTCGTACAGTATTATTATCCCAAACCCTCGCTCAGATACAGGATATTGTAACACTGCTATCATTAGGAATTGGCCTGGTTGTTTTTAACCCCTGGCTTATTTTGATTTTAATTATAGCGGTAATTCCCTCATTTTTAGGAGAAACACATTTTAATGAAAGAACCTATTCGTTAACACGAAGCTGGACACCTGAACGCCGTGAACTGGATTATCTCCGATATCTGGGGTCGAGTGCCGAAACCGCAAAAGAAGTTAAGGTTTTTGGTTTGGAAAATTATCTGGCCGGTCGTTTTAAATCACTTTCAGAAGAATATTATCTGGCCAATCAGAAAATCGCAATCAGTCGTGCCGGCTGGGGATATCTGCTTTCCGCCCTTGGTACTTTGGCCTATTATTTTGCCTATATATTTGTACTGATGCAGACATTAGGCGGAATTATTACCATTGGCACCATGACTTTCCTTTCGGGTTCATTTCAGCGTATGCACGGAATGTTACAAGGTATAATGAGCCGTTTTTCAGGAATTGCTGAAAATGCACTTTACTTGCAGGATTTATTTGACTTCTTTGAAATCCAGCCTACAATTCTTGCCAATGAAACAGGAAAGACTATTCCTGCCCCAATCAAAAAAGGAATAACTTTTGAGAATGTTGGTTTTAAATATCCTGACACCGAATTATGGGCTTTACGCAATCTTTCATTCTCCATTGAACCAGGTGAGAAACTGGCACTTGTCGGAGAAAACGGGGCAGGAAAAACGACTTTGGTAAAATTACTTGCTTGCCTGTACAAACCGACCGAAGGACGTATTCTCATTGACGGTGTCGATTTACTGGATTATCAATTGTCAGATCTACGCGCCAACATCGGAATTATTTTTCAGGATTATATCCGGTATGAAATGACGGTTTCCGATAATATTGCAGTAGGCGACATCAATCATTTTGAAGATCAGGAAGCCATTGAAAATGCTGCTAATATGAGCATGGCTCATGAAGTAGTAGCTCAATTACCTAATAAATTTCAGCAGGTTTTAGGAAAAAGGTTTAAAGATGGCACTGAACTTTCCGGCGGACAATGGCAAAAAATTGCCTTAGCCCGTGCTTACATGAGAAATGCACAGCTAATCGTTCTGGACGAGCCGACGTCTGCTCTGGATGCAAGGGCCGAGCACGAGGTTTTCAAACGTTTTACCGGGCTGATTGAAGGAAAAATGGCAGTATTGATTTCCCATCGTTTTTCAACTGTTAGAATGGCTGACAGAATTCTGTTTCTGGAAAAAGGGCGGCTGATTGAATACGGATCTCATAATGAATTGCTTGATTACGACGGTAAGTATGCGGAGCTGTTTCAGTTACAGGCGCAGGGATATCAATAA
- a CDS encoding PaaI family thioesterase encodes MSDSINSLHLTENKRLAFLKKFIGQHLNQSPSAVGRWLNGKLIDVKEGSMEIEFTVREDMTNSMGVLHGGIASTILDDVVGTMVYALGRDFAFTSVNLNCDFLHAARVGEILLTKGKVIRAGKNIVHVEGEITNAEGKIVAKCTSNLIQTSLKLTF; translated from the coding sequence ATGAGTGATTCAATTAATTCTTTACATCTTACCGAAAACAAAAGGCTTGCATTTTTGAAAAAATTTATTGGCCAGCATTTAAACCAGAGCCCTTCTGCAGTTGGCAGATGGCTGAATGGTAAATTAATAGATGTAAAGGAAGGCAGTATGGAAATTGAGTTTACAGTTCGTGAGGATATGACAAATTCAATGGGCGTATTACATGGCGGGATTGCTTCCACTATATTAGATGACGTTGTGGGAACAATGGTATATGCTTTGGGGCGTGATTTCGCCTTCACATCGGTTAACCTTAATTGTGATTTTTTGCATGCGGCACGTGTCGGTGAGATTCTTTTAACCAAAGGAAAGGTAATCAGGGCTGGTAAAAACATCGTTCACGTTGAAGGCGAAATCACCAATGCTGAGGGAAAAATCGTTGCAAAATGTACAAGCAACCTGATTCAAACCAGTTTGAAATTAACTTTTTAA
- the guaB gene encoding IMP dehydrogenase — translation MSTDPSKVLFEALTYDDVLLIPGYSEILPRDTKTKSKLTRNIELNIPIVSAAMDTVTEFELAIAMAQEGGIGIIHKNMSLEAQAEQVRKVKRSESGMILDPITLFNDATLGDAHQIMREFKIGGIPVIDKERKLIGILTNRDLRFEREMSKPVTEIMTTQNLITASEGLSLDDAEKILQEYKIEKLPIVDSQYRLTGLITYKDIQKRKSHPNSCKDAYGRLRVGAAVGVTADLLKRVEALVKAGVDVISLDTAHGHSFGVIEALKSVKKQFPNLDVIAGNVATGEGALALVEAGADAVKVGVGPGSICTTRIIAGIGVPQLTAVMWAAEALKDSGVPVIADGGIRYSGDMTKALAGGASTIMIGSMLAGSDEAPGEIVIYEGRKFKAYRGMGSVEAMEDGSKDRYFQDAEDDVKKLVPEGIVGRVPFKGKVSEIVYQMVGGLKAGMGYCGAGDIPSLQKAQFVKITSAGVRESHPHDIMIQKEAPNYSSKS, via the coding sequence ATGAGCACAGACCCATCCAAAGTCCTCTTTGAGGCATTAACTTACGACGACGTTCTTCTAATACCTGGTTATTCAGAAATTCTGCCTCGCGACACAAAAACAAAATCCAAGCTGACACGTAACATCGAGCTGAACATTCCAATTGTTTCAGCAGCCATGGATACTGTTACCGAATTTGAACTGGCCATTGCTATGGCCCAGGAAGGCGGAATTGGAATTATTCATAAAAACATGAGCCTGGAAGCGCAGGCTGAGCAAGTACGGAAAGTCAAACGTTCGGAAAGTGGTATGATCCTCGACCCGATCACGCTCTTTAATGACGCAACCTTAGGCGATGCGCATCAGATCATGCGTGAATTTAAAATTGGTGGTATTCCTGTTATTGATAAGGAGCGTAAACTGATCGGTATTCTTACAAACCGTGATCTGCGTTTCGAGCGTGAGATGTCGAAACCGGTTACTGAAATCATGACAACCCAAAACCTGATCACTGCTTCGGAAGGTTTGTCATTGGACGATGCTGAGAAAATACTTCAGGAATACAAAATTGAAAAATTACCAATTGTTGATTCACAATATCGTCTTACCGGATTAATTACTTATAAGGATATTCAGAAACGTAAATCCCACCCTAATTCTTGCAAGGATGCTTATGGCAGGCTGCGTGTTGGTGCTGCTGTCGGTGTAACTGCGGATCTGCTCAAAAGAGTAGAGGCACTTGTAAAAGCAGGTGTGGATGTAATCAGTCTGGATACTGCGCACGGACATTCATTCGGTGTAATTGAAGCATTGAAATCGGTAAAAAAACAATTCCCTAATCTGGACGTAATTGCAGGCAATGTAGCCACAGGCGAAGGCGCACTTGCACTGGTTGAAGCCGGCGCAGATGCAGTGAAAGTAGGAGTAGGGCCAGGTAGTATATGTACCACGCGTATTATTGCCGGTATCGGAGTTCCGCAGCTTACAGCTGTAATGTGGGCAGCCGAAGCATTGAAAGATTCAGGAGTTCCGGTCATTGCCGATGGCGGTATCCGTTATTCAGGTGATATGACAAAAGCTTTGGCTGGCGGTGCTAGTACGATCATGATCGGTTCCATGCTTGCCGGAAGTGACGAGGCCCCGGGAGAGATCGTTATTTACGAAGGACGGAAATTTAAAGCGTATCGTGGAATGGGATCAGTAGAAGCCATGGAAGATGGTTCGAAAGACCGTTATTTCCAGGATGCAGAAGATGATGTAAAAAAACTGGTTCCGGAAGGAATTGTTGGACGTGTTCCGTTTAAAGGCAAAGTTTCTGAGATTGTTTACCAAATGGTAGGCGGATTGAAAGCCGGTATGGGATATTGCGGGGCTGGTGATATACCTTCTTTACAAAAAGCACAGTTTGTGAAAATTACATCAGCCGGAGTTCGCGAAAGCCACCCGCATGATATTATGATTCAAAAAGAAGCACCTAATTATTCATCGAAATCCTAG